Proteins encoded in a region of the Triticum dicoccoides isolate Atlit2015 ecotype Zavitan chromosome 3A, WEW_v2.0, whole genome shotgun sequence genome:
- the LOC119271419 gene encoding uncharacterized protein LOC119271419 — translation MGIAAGARHKARGGPLLAVTGHRLPWIHAASKVPDPDTVAAMEDFYREIYAIDGVHHIDFPEHYPVSCLLGCFEVVGCVQSAGRMCLNHSGMGELRWGTERLCRAGSDQALAAHFLVLI, via the exons ATGGGCATCGCTGCCGGTGCACGGCACAAAGCGCGTGGAGGGCCGCTCCTGGCCGTCACCGGTCATCGGCTGCCCTGGATCCACGCCGCCTCCAAGGTGCCTgaccccgacaccgtcgccgccaTGGAGGACTTCTACCGGGAGATCTACGCCATCGACGGGGTCCACCACATCGACTTCCCAGAGCACTACCCCGTCTCCTGCCTCCTCG GATGCTTCGAGGTGGTCGGCTGCGTCCAGTCTGCTGGGAGGATGTGCCTCAATCA TAGCGGCATGGGCGAGTTGAGGTGGGGGACAGAGAGGTTGTGTCGTGCGGGTTCTGATCAAGCTTTAGCAGCACACTTTCTAGTGTTGATCTGA